The Methyloferula stellata AR4 genome includes a window with the following:
- a CDS encoding PQQ-dependent sugar dehydrogenase: MVKSIGYRVGAASLAVAPLLGAILLLTTASVTSTSAQTGACPGDNGGLTLSPGFCATIFADNIGHVRHMVVAPNGVLYVNTWSGRYFRNVPPPPGGMLVALKDSKGTGKADTIERFGDSLAEGSAGGSGIAFYKDAIYAEQNDKIIRYALPAGEIVPKGKPETVVSGMPLTGDHPMHPFVIDPKGEIFVDLGSATNACQVENRTLNSPGINPCTEKETRGGTWRYDANQTGQVFSSKERFASGIRNGEGFSFDAGGQLYVTQHGRDQLSQNWPKLYKPEQSAELPAEEVVQLEHGADYGWPECYFDNFQKKLVLAPEYGGDGGKAVGVCADRKEPVAFFPAHWAPNDLLIYNGKAFPAAYQSGMFIAFHGSWNRAPAPQGGYNVVFQPFAKGKTTGDFVVFADGFAGAVKDPGRAAFRPTGLAMGPDGAVYISDDVKGRIWRVTYHGSADAKVAPAPAPAVTASAGGAVPPEGTHPDAGRQESAALPVPPGATKEEVALGDRIFHGEVSDGTCTGCHGSDAKGSPQAPDLTTGNFVQSDGSFKALIKTINDGVPKPRNYSDPMPPKGGAPLSESDVSAVAAYVWAISHPDGK; the protein is encoded by the coding sequence ATGGTTAAATCGATCGGATATCGCGTTGGAGCCGCGAGTCTTGCGGTAGCGCCTCTTCTCGGAGCCATCTTGTTGCTGACGACGGCGTCAGTCACATCCACCTCCGCCCAAACCGGCGCCTGCCCCGGCGACAATGGCGGCCTTACGCTTTCACCCGGCTTTTGTGCGACGATTTTCGCCGACAATATCGGCCATGTCCGCCATATGGTGGTGGCGCCCAACGGCGTGCTCTACGTCAATACTTGGAGCGGCCGTTATTTCCGCAACGTCCCGCCGCCGCCCGGCGGCATGCTGGTCGCCCTCAAGGACAGCAAAGGCACCGGCAAGGCCGATACGATCGAGCGCTTCGGCGATAGTCTCGCGGAAGGCTCCGCCGGCGGTTCGGGCATCGCTTTCTATAAAGACGCGATCTATGCCGAGCAAAACGACAAGATCATCCGCTATGCCCTGCCCGCGGGCGAGATCGTGCCGAAAGGAAAACCCGAAACCGTCGTCTCCGGCATGCCGCTCACCGGCGATCACCCGATGCATCCTTTCGTGATCGATCCGAAGGGCGAGATTTTCGTCGATCTCGGTTCTGCTACCAATGCCTGCCAGGTCGAAAACCGGACGCTGAACTCACCCGGCATCAACCCCTGCACCGAAAAGGAAACGCGCGGCGGTACGTGGCGTTACGATGCCAATCAAACCGGTCAGGTCTTTTCGTCAAAGGAGCGCTTTGCCAGCGGCATCCGCAATGGCGAAGGCTTTTCCTTCGATGCGGGCGGCCAGCTTTACGTCACGCAGCACGGCCGCGACCAGCTCTCGCAGAACTGGCCGAAGCTTTATAAGCCCGAGCAAAGCGCGGAGCTGCCGGCCGAGGAAGTCGTGCAGCTCGAGCATGGCGCCGATTACGGCTGGCCCGAATGCTATTTCGACAATTTCCAGAAGAAGCTTGTGCTCGCCCCCGAATATGGCGGTGACGGGGGCAAGGCGGTGGGCGTTTGCGCGGACAGAAAAGAACCGGTCGCCTTCTTCCCCGCGCATTGGGCGCCGAACGATCTTCTCATCTACAATGGAAAGGCTTTCCCGGCGGCCTATCAGAGCGGCATGTTCATCGCCTTCCATGGTTCGTGGAACCGCGCCCCGGCGCCGCAAGGCGGCTACAACGTCGTTTTCCAGCCTTTCGCCAAGGGCAAGACGACAGGCGATTTCGTCGTCTTCGCGGATGGTTTTGCCGGCGCCGTGAAGGACCCTGGCCGGGCCGCCTTCAGGCCAACGGGCCTCGCCATGGGTCCTGACGGCGCGGTCTATATTTCTGACGATGTGAAGGGCCGCATCTGGCGCGTCACTTACCATGGGAGTGCCGATGCCAAGGTCGCGCCCGCGCCGGCTCCCGCTGTCACCGCATCCGCCGGCGGAGCCGTGCCGCCGGAAGGCACGCATCCGGATGCCGGACGCCAGGAGTCCGCCGCCTTGCCCGTGCCGCCCGGCGCGACGAAGGAGGAGGTCGCGCTCGGCGACCGGATCTTCCATGGCGAAGTCAGCGACGGGACCTGCACCGGCTGCCACGGATCGGATGCCAAGGGCTCGCCGCAAGCGCCCGATCTCACGACCGGCAATTTCGTCCAGAGCGACGGCAGCTTCAAAGCGCTCATCAAGACGATCAACGATGGCGTGCCGAAGCCGCGCAACTATTCTGATCCCATGCCGCCCAAAGGCGGCGCGCCTTTGTCGGAGTCGGAT